The following coding sequences lie in one Glycine max cultivar Williams 82 chromosome 19, Glycine_max_v4.0, whole genome shotgun sequence genomic window:
- the LOC100795308 gene encoding cytochrome P450 94A1: MIENILLNLQLLAPFFLLFIFPVLLFFFFSSSGSKKKEASITTIPKPYPLIGHYLDLKGVGNRRIQWLSDIVKISPAATFTLHRPLGSRQVITGNPATVEHILKTRFSNYIKGSIFINNLSDFLGTGIFNADGNTWKFQRQVASHEFNTKSLRKFVEHVVDVELSDRLVPVLASAAQQDQTLDFQDILQRFAFDNICKIAFGYDAEYLTPSTEQSKFAVAYEEATEISSKRFREPLPLVWKIKRLLNIGSEKRLRIAVKEVRDFAKKIVREKKKELKEKESLEQVDMLSRFLSSGHSDEDFVTDIVISFILAGKDTTSAALMWFFWLLSKNPGVEKEVLKEIMEKPETPAYDEVKDMVYIHAALCESMRLYPPVSMDSKEAVDDDVLPDGTVVKKGTLVTYHVYAMGRMESIWGEDWAEFKPERWLEKVETGKWKFVGRDSFTYPVFQAGPRICLGKEMAFMQMKRLVAGILRRFTVVPAMAKGVEPHYFAFLTSQMEGGFPVKIIDREASC, translated from the coding sequence ATGATTGAGAACATACTTCTGAATTTGCAGCTTTTAGCACCTTTCTTCCTCTTATTCATCTTCCCAGTGCTTCTGTTCTTCTTTTTCTCGTCTTCAGgttccaaaaagaaagaggcaaGCATAACCACCATCCCAAAGCCATACCCACTTATTGGTCACTACTTAGACCTCAAAGGCGTCGGTAACCGCCGTATCCAGTGGCTATCCGATATCGTCAAAATCTCACCGGCCGCCACTTTCACCCTCCACCGCCCCTTGGGCAGCCGCCAAGTCATCACCGGCAACCCCGCCACCGTAGAGCACATTCTCAAGACCCGTTTCTCCAACTATATAAAGGGCTCCATCTTTATTAACAACCTCTCCGATTTCCTCGGCACCGGAATCTTCAACGCCGACGGCAACACTTGGAAGTTTCAGAGGCAAGTCGCCAGCCACGAATTCAACACTAAGTCTCTCCGCAAATTCGTCGAACACGTGGTTGATGTCGAACTCTCCGACCGTCTCGTCCCCGTCCTCGCTTCAGCAGCACAACAAGACCAAACCCTCGATTTCCAAGACATCCTCCAACGTTTCGCGTTCGACAACATCTGCAAAATCGCGTTCGGGTATGACGCCGAGTACCTGACGCCGTCAACTGAACAGAGTAAGTTCGCAGTAGCGTACGAAGAAGCGACGGAGATCAGCAGCAAACGGTTCCGCGAGCCGTTACCGTTAGTGTGGAAAATCAAGAGATTGCTTAACATAGGTTCGGAAAAGAGACTAAGAATAGCGGTGAAAGAAGTGCGCGATTTCGCGAAGAAGATagtgagagagaagaaaaaggagCTGAAGGAGAAGGAATCTCTTGAACAGGTTGACATGCTATCGCGGTTCTTAAGTTCGGGGCACTCCGACGAGGACTTCGTCACTGACATAGTTATAAGCTTCATATTGGCGGGGAAGGATACCACGTCAGCTGCGCTGATGTGGTTTTTCTGGCTACTATCGAAGAACCCGGGCGTGGAGAAGGAGGTTTTGAAGGAGATAATGGAGAAACCAGAGACTCCGGCGTACGATGAAGTGAAGGACATGGTTTACATCCATGCAGCGTTGTGTGAGAGCATGAGGCTCTACCCTCCGGTGTCGATGGACTCGAAGGAAGCAGTGGACGACGACGTTTTGCCGGATGGGACGGTGGTGAAGAAAGGGACGTTGGTGACGTATCACGTGTATGCGATGGGGAGGATGGAGAGTATTTGGGGCGAGGATTGGGCGGAGTTTAAGCCAGAAAGATGGTTGGAGAAGGTTGAAACGGGAAAGTGGAAGTTTGTGGGAAGGGATTCGTTCACTTATCCGGTGTTTCAGGCTGGTCCCAGGATTTGTTTGGGGAAGGAAATGGCATTTATGCAGATGAAGAGGTTGGTGGCTGGGATTCTGAGGCGCTTCACGGTGGTTCCGGCAATGGCTAAAGGGGTGGAGCCTCACTACTTTGCCTTCTTGACCTCCCAGATGGAAGGTGGATTCCCCGTCAAGATCATCGACAGGGAAGCTTCATGttga